One region of Hymenobacter sediminicola genomic DNA includes:
- a CDS encoding NAD(P)/FAD-dependent oxidoreductase → MKHSNSTVAVLGGGAAGFFGAIACAEANPRLTVYLIEKTGKLLSKVRISGGGRCNVTHAADTPAQLVAHYPRGAKQLKEPFRQFDAQATIRWFAQRGVALKTEPDGRMFPVTDSSETIAQCLLDAARQAGVRILTQTQPEQIEPLPDGGFRLRLSGAHGADLTVARLLIATGGNPKAEQYEWLRQLGHTIAAPVPSLFTFNVPDSPLRELPGVSVPLARVRVAGEKLEYEGPVLVTHWGVSGPAVLKLSAWGARRLHELSYQSTALINWIPEHTEATLRTWLHEYREQNGRKLVVSNPIFGLPQRLWRTLTEQAGIGPEVRWNELPAKPQNRLIEALLNTALPVRGKTTYKDEFVTCGGVMLGEIDMKTMESRRVSGLHFAGEVLDIDGITGGFNFQAAWTTGYLAGRAMAAAAE, encoded by the coding sequence GTGAAGCATTCTAATTCGACGGTGGCGGTGCTGGGTGGCGGGGCAGCGGGCTTTTTCGGGGCCATTGCCTGCGCCGAAGCCAACCCGCGCCTTACGGTGTATCTGATAGAAAAAACCGGCAAGCTGCTGAGCAAGGTCCGGATTTCGGGCGGCGGCCGCTGCAACGTAACCCACGCCGCCGATACCCCTGCCCAACTCGTGGCGCACTACCCGCGCGGGGCCAAGCAGCTCAAGGAGCCCTTCCGGCAGTTCGATGCACAAGCCACCATCCGTTGGTTCGCGCAGCGGGGCGTGGCGCTCAAAACCGAGCCCGACGGCCGCATGTTTCCCGTCACCGACTCGTCTGAAACCATTGCGCAGTGCCTGCTCGACGCGGCCCGGCAGGCGGGTGTGCGCATTCTCACCCAAACCCAGCCCGAGCAGATCGAACCCCTACCCGACGGTGGATTTCGCCTGCGTCTCAGTGGGGCCCACGGTGCTGACCTGACGGTGGCCCGGCTGCTTATTGCCACGGGCGGCAACCCCAAAGCGGAGCAGTACGAGTGGCTGCGGCAGTTGGGCCATACTATTGCGGCCCCAGTGCCCAGTCTGTTCACCTTCAACGTGCCCGACTCGCCGCTGCGGGAGTTGCCCGGCGTGAGCGTACCGCTGGCTCGGGTGCGGGTAGCCGGCGAAAAGCTAGAATATGAAGGCCCCGTGCTGGTGACGCACTGGGGCGTGAGCGGCCCAGCCGTGCTGAAACTTTCGGCCTGGGGAGCCCGCCGCCTGCACGAGTTGAGCTACCAGAGCACGGCCCTTATCAACTGGATTCCGGAGCACACCGAGGCCACACTGCGCACCTGGCTGCACGAGTACCGCGAGCAAAACGGCCGCAAACTTGTGGTTTCCAATCCAATATTTGGGTTGCCGCAGCGGCTGTGGCGCACGCTCACGGAGCAGGCTGGCATCGGGCCCGAAGTACGTTGGAATGAGTTGCCGGCCAAGCCGCAAAACCGCCTGATTGAAGCGCTGCTGAACACGGCCCTGCCCGTACGCGGCAAAACCACTTATAAGGATGAGTTTGTGACCTGTGGCGGCGTGATGCTGGGAGAAATAGACATGAAAACCATGGAAAGTCGCCGCGTATCCGGCTTGCACTTTGCCGGCGAAGTGCTTGATATCGACGGAATTACGGGCGGCTTCAACTTTCAGGCAGCCTGGACCACGGGGTATCTGGCAGGTCGGGCTATGGCTGCCGCCGCCGAATAG
- a CDS encoding DEAD/DEAH box helicase — MENETVKTKFSELTLSEEMQRAITEVGYEEASPIQAAGIPVLLQGRDVIGQAQTGTGKTAAFSIPAIERVDTDSREVQCLVLCPTRELAVQVSGEIQKLGKYKRGLAVVPIYGGSSYDRQFRALERGVQIVIGTPGRVMDHIERGTLKLEHCKMIILDEADEMLDMGFRDDIETVLKKMPEDRQTVFFSATMSKPIMEMTKRYQKDPQIVKVNHQEMTVTNIEQSYFEVRGPQKKDVLTRLIDMYNIKSGIVFANTKRMVDEIVGDLQAKGYFAEGLHGDMGQQQRQNTLDKFRKGTLEILVATDVAARGIDVDNVEVVVNYDLPADEEYYVHRIGRTGRAGKQGKAFTFVSGRDIYKLRDIMRFTKATIKQERVPSFEDVSEVKTTLMLNSIKEVIVKGNLDKYIARVQRLIDQDQEEAVTSLDVAAALLKMTMKEDKRAQESLDASRTQGAARAGFTRLFVTMGKKDRLHPRDIVDLIAENTSLTASKVGDIALYDKFSFVEVPNEFVEEVVSQLGRSSIQGRPVAFNIATPRQEGDAQQEGGNRGGFGGGERPRRTGGFGGGERREGGGSYGGNRGGGSFGGNRGGGSYGGGERREGGSSYGGNRGGSSYGGGYKGGNRSEGGGSYGGGNRYGGNRSEGGSSYGGGKSKREDNNFDE; from the coding sequence ATGGAAAACGAAACCGTTAAGACCAAGTTCAGCGAGCTGACCCTCTCTGAAGAAATGCAGCGTGCCATCACCGAGGTTGGCTACGAAGAAGCATCCCCCATTCAGGCCGCTGGTATCCCGGTATTGCTCCAGGGCCGCGACGTAATAGGCCAGGCCCAGACCGGTACCGGCAAAACTGCCGCCTTCTCCATCCCCGCCATCGAGCGGGTCGATACCGACTCGCGTGAGGTGCAGTGCCTCGTGCTCTGTCCCACCCGCGAGTTGGCGGTGCAGGTTTCGGGCGAAATCCAGAAGCTGGGCAAATACAAGCGTGGTCTGGCCGTAGTGCCGATCTACGGTGGCTCTTCTTACGACCGTCAGTTCCGCGCCCTGGAGCGTGGCGTACAGATCGTAATTGGTACTCCCGGCCGCGTAATGGACCACATTGAGCGTGGTACGCTCAAGCTGGAGCATTGCAAAATGATCATCCTCGATGAGGCCGACGAAATGCTCGACATGGGCTTCCGTGACGACATCGAGACGGTGCTCAAGAAAATGCCTGAAGACCGCCAGACGGTATTCTTCTCGGCGACCATGAGCAAGCCGATCATGGAGATGACCAAGCGCTACCAGAAGGATCCACAGATCGTGAAGGTAAACCATCAGGAAATGACGGTTACCAACATCGAGCAGAGCTACTTCGAGGTGCGCGGTCCGCAGAAGAAAGACGTCCTGACCCGTCTGATCGACATGTACAACATCAAGTCAGGCATCGTCTTCGCTAACACGAAGCGCATGGTGGACGAGATTGTGGGCGACTTGCAAGCCAAAGGCTACTTCGCCGAAGGCCTGCACGGCGACATGGGTCAGCAGCAGCGCCAGAACACGCTCGACAAATTCCGCAAAGGCACTCTCGAAATCCTGGTAGCTACCGACGTGGCCGCCCGTGGTATCGATGTAGACAACGTGGAAGTAGTAGTAAACTACGACTTGCCTGCCGACGAGGAATACTACGTACACCGCATCGGCCGTACCGGCCGCGCCGGCAAGCAGGGCAAGGCCTTCACGTTTGTGAGCGGCCGCGACATCTACAAGCTGCGCGACATCATGCGCTTCACCAAAGCCACCATCAAGCAGGAGCGCGTGCCGTCCTTCGAAGATGTGTCGGAGGTGAAAACCACGCTCATGCTCAACTCCATTAAGGAGGTGATTGTGAAGGGCAATTTGGACAAATACATTGCCCGTGTGCAGCGCCTAATTGATCAGGATCAGGAAGAAGCCGTTACGTCCCTGGACGTGGCCGCCGCTTTGCTGAAAATGACGATGAAGGAAGACAAGCGCGCTCAGGAAAGCCTCGACGCCAGCCGTACCCAGGGGGCTGCTCGCGCCGGCTTCACCCGTCTGTTCGTGACGATGGGCAAGAAGGACCGTCTGCACCCCCGCGACATCGTGGACCTGATTGCCGAAAACACCAGCCTCACGGCCAGCAAAGTCGGTGACATTGCCCTCTACGACAAGTTCAGCTTCGTGGAAGTACCGAATGAGTTCGTGGAAGAAGTAGTGAGCCAGCTTGGCCGCAGCTCAATCCAGGGCCGTCCGGTCGCCTTCAACATTGCTACGCCCCGCCAGGAAGGCGATGCGCAGCAGGAAGGCGGTAACCGCGGTGGCTTCGGTGGCGGTGAGCGTCCTCGCCGCACAGGCGGCTTCGGCGGCGGTGAGCGTCGGGAAGGCGGCGGCAGCTACGGTGGCAACCGCGGCGGCGGCTCCTTCGGCGGCAACCGTGGCGGTGGCAGCTATGGTGGTGGCGAACGTCGGGAAGGTGGCAGTAGCTACGGTGGCAACCGCGGCGGCAGCAGCTACGGTGGCGGCTACAAAGGTGGTAACCGCAGCGAAGGTGGCGGCTCCTACGGTGGTGGCAACCGCTACGGCGGTAACCGCAGCGAAGGTGGCTCTTCCTACGGCGGAGGCAAGAGCAAGCGGGAAGACAATAATTTTGACGAATAG
- a CDS encoding LysM peptidoglycan-binding domain-containing protein — translation MMRFSRFPVLFLGLGVAFATFLPSPAPGADRITTEQLMSRLSSTIENLKSLRCNVRAQERLADGKYQQARTAMKMTFGPLRVYLKNAKGIEVLWVTGQNDGDAWVYPNSFPYVTLNLDPNGSVMRKNQHHTVLDAGFGTIADLIKGSSQRRDHSFEKSFRYAGDTTIAGRPCYVLRSDFPQFRYVAYKAVAGDTPERIADKFGCGEYRVMERNGLSPGEKVEVGRTLQVPNSYGRRTIVCVDQKIMLPLVVQVNDDKGLFEKFEFSDVVANQPIPAAEFTKGFPGYKF, via the coding sequence ATGATGCGTTTTTCCCGGTTTCCGGTTTTGTTTCTTGGCTTAGGAGTGGCTTTCGCCACTTTTCTCCCCTCGCCGGCTCCCGGCGCCGACCGTATCACGACGGAGCAGTTGATGAGCCGCCTCAGTAGCACCATCGAGAACCTGAAAAGTCTGCGCTGCAATGTGCGGGCCCAGGAGCGCCTGGCCGATGGCAAATACCAGCAGGCGCGCACGGCCATGAAAATGACGTTCGGTCCGTTGCGGGTATACCTCAAAAACGCCAAAGGCATTGAAGTGCTTTGGGTGACAGGCCAGAACGATGGCGACGCCTGGGTGTACCCCAACAGCTTTCCGTACGTGACGCTCAACTTGGACCCGAATGGCTCCGTGATGCGCAAAAACCAGCACCACACGGTACTGGATGCGGGTTTCGGCACCATCGCCGACCTTATCAAAGGCTCCAGCCAGCGCCGCGACCATAGCTTCGAGAAGAGTTTTCGCTACGCCGGCGACACAACTATTGCGGGCCGCCCGTGCTACGTGCTTCGCTCCGATTTTCCACAGTTCCGCTACGTGGCTTATAAAGCCGTGGCCGGCGACACGCCGGAGCGGATTGCCGATAAATTTGGCTGTGGCGAGTACCGCGTCATGGAGCGCAACGGCCTCAGCCCCGGCGAGAAAGTGGAGGTAGGCCGTACCCTGCAGGTGCCTAACAGCTACGGCCGTCGTACCATTGTCTGCGTCGACCAGAAGATTATGCTCCCGCTAGTGGTGCAGGTAAACGACGACAAAGGCCTGTTCGAGAAGTTCGAATTCAGCGACGTAGTAGCCAATCAGCCCATTCCCGCCGCCGAATTTACCAAGGGGTTTCCGGGCTATAAGTTCTGA
- a CDS encoding S46 family peptidase → MRITSRLALLALTFLSFLPQARADEGMWLPLLLKQLNEADMQSKGLKLTADQIYSINQGSLKDAVVQFGGGCTGEIISDQGLLLTNHHCGYGQIQQHSSVENDYLTKGYWAMNREQELTNPGLTATFIVRMEDVTSQVLTGVPTQNIQEADREKLVQANIQRIAQAAVQGTHYQSFIRPFFNGNEYYMFVTEVFQDIRLVGAPPSSIGKFGGDTDNWAWPRHTGDFSIFRIYAGPDNKPAPYSAQNVPFKPRHHLPISLAGVQPGDFTLVFGFPGRTNEYLTSWGVDEIYSVSDPAKIRIREAKLKVLDTDMKASDRVRIQYAAKYASIANYWKKWIGEVRGLKKLDAVTRKQEQEAVFQQWASSGDDARRATYANLLPQLQKYYTTGRDYTLARDYVTEAALGIELLAYANSLLPLAEMAEKKVAAAELNAAVEKARAGTVNFFKNTTPATDQKVAAALLPLYANGTPAALLPAYVKNMQKQYAAKGGWNAYVEQLYSKSRLTSEAGAQAVLSEVAKGNARALLDDPAAQLAAAIINNYKTAILPTYTTATDNIALLQRTYVAGLRQQQTQRKFYPDANSTLRVAYGQVQPYNPADGTKYDFYTTLDGIMEKADPTNPEFEVPARLVELYNAKDYGPYAYKGSVPVAFIATNHTTGGNSGSPVINGRGELIGTNFDRNWEGTMSDIMFDPDRVRNITLDVRYMLFVVDKFAGAGHLVKEMTLVGAANDATAPTGSDKKLEKIKRKPARQKAS, encoded by the coding sequence ATGCGCATTACTTCGCGGCTGGCGCTGCTGGCCCTTACGTTTCTTTCCTTCCTGCCCCAGGCCCGCGCCGATGAGGGCATGTGGCTGCCGCTACTGCTCAAGCAACTCAACGAGGCCGATATGCAGAGCAAGGGCCTCAAGCTCACCGCCGACCAGATTTACTCCATCAACCAAGGTAGCCTGAAAGACGCCGTGGTACAGTTTGGCGGTGGCTGCACCGGCGAAATCATTTCCGACCAGGGCCTACTGCTTACCAATCACCATTGCGGCTACGGCCAGATTCAGCAGCACTCATCGGTGGAGAATGATTACCTCACGAAGGGCTACTGGGCCATGAACCGGGAGCAGGAGCTGACCAATCCGGGCCTCACGGCCACCTTCATCGTGCGAATGGAGGACGTGACCAGTCAGGTTCTGACCGGCGTTCCGACCCAGAACATACAGGAGGCCGACCGCGAAAAGCTGGTGCAGGCCAACATCCAGCGCATTGCGCAGGCTGCTGTGCAAGGCACGCACTACCAGTCATTTATCCGGCCGTTTTTCAATGGCAACGAGTATTATATGTTTGTGACGGAAGTGTTCCAGGATATCCGTCTGGTGGGCGCGCCCCCGAGCAGCATCGGCAAATTTGGGGGTGATACCGACAACTGGGCCTGGCCCCGCCACACCGGCGACTTCAGCATCTTCCGTATCTATGCCGGCCCCGACAACAAGCCCGCACCATATTCGGCCCAGAATGTGCCGTTCAAGCCGCGCCACCATTTGCCCATCTCGCTGGCTGGCGTGCAGCCCGGCGACTTCACGCTGGTATTCGGCTTCCCGGGCCGCACCAACGAGTATTTGACTTCGTGGGGAGTGGATGAAATTTACTCGGTGTCGGACCCAGCTAAAATCCGGATTCGGGAAGCTAAGCTGAAGGTGCTCGATACTGATATGAAAGCATCCGACCGGGTGCGTATCCAGTACGCAGCCAAGTATGCCAGCATTGCCAACTATTGGAAGAAGTGGATTGGTGAGGTACGCGGCCTGAAAAAGCTTGACGCCGTAACGCGCAAACAGGAGCAGGAAGCTGTATTCCAGCAGTGGGCCTCCTCCGGTGACGATGCCCGCCGCGCCACTTACGCCAATCTGCTGCCGCAGCTCCAGAAATATTATACCACCGGCCGCGACTACACCCTGGCCCGTGACTACGTGACCGAAGCCGCGCTGGGCATTGAGTTGCTGGCCTATGCCAACAGCCTGCTCCCGCTGGCCGAAATGGCCGAGAAAAAAGTGGCTGCTGCTGAGCTGAACGCAGCCGTGGAGAAAGCCCGCGCAGGTACTGTCAACTTCTTTAAGAACACTACTCCTGCCACCGACCAGAAGGTAGCTGCTGCTCTGCTCCCACTCTACGCCAACGGTACGCCCGCTGCGCTGCTGCCCGCTTATGTAAAGAACATGCAGAAGCAGTATGCCGCTAAAGGTGGCTGGAACGCCTATGTAGAGCAGCTCTATAGCAAGTCGCGCCTGACGAGCGAGGCCGGCGCCCAAGCTGTGCTCAGCGAGGTAGCCAAGGGCAATGCCCGCGCCTTGCTCGACGACCCGGCAGCCCAGCTGGCGGCGGCCATCATCAACAACTATAAAACGGCCATCCTGCCCACTTACACCACTGCCACCGACAACATTGCGCTATTGCAGCGCACCTACGTGGCTGGCCTGCGCCAGCAGCAGACGCAACGCAAGTTCTACCCCGATGCCAACTCCACGCTTCGCGTAGCCTACGGCCAGGTGCAGCCTTATAATCCTGCCGACGGCACGAAGTATGACTTCTACACCACCCTCGACGGTATCATGGAAAAGGCTGACCCTACAAACCCCGAGTTTGAGGTGCCAGCCCGCCTCGTGGAACTATACAATGCCAAGGACTACGGTCCATATGCCTACAAAGGCTCGGTGCCGGTGGCCTTCATTGCCACTAACCACACCACCGGCGGCAACTCCGGCTCACCTGTCATCAACGGCCGGGGGGAGCTGATTGGCACCAACTTCGACCGGAACTGGGAGGGCACCATGTCTGATATCATGTTCGACCCCGACCGGGTTCGGAATATCACGCTGGACGTGCGCTACATGCTGTTTGTCGTTGATAAGTTCGCCGGTGCCGGCCACCTGGTGAAGGAAATGACCCTGGTAGGTGCTGCCAACGACGCAACTGCCCCAACTGGCTCAGATAAGAAACTGGAAAAGATAAAGCGCAAGCCCGCCCGCCAGAAAGCCAGTTAA
- a CDS encoding SDR family oxidoreductase translates to MSAHPYAQPMLRDNALQGKTIVVTGGGTGLGRAMTTYFLQLGANVVISSRKLDVLEKTAAELREQTQNTNVLAVQCDVRKYEEVEAMLQKTIDTFGGVDVLLNNAAGNFISPTERLSHKAFDVIVDIVLRGSYNCTLAFGKRWIADKKPGTILNIVTTYASVGSAYVVPSAAAKAGVLAMTRSLAVEWAKYGIRSNAIAPGPFPTEGAWSRLFPEPLAKKLDPAASVPLKRVGDHQELANLAAYMVSDFSAYMNGEVVTLDGGEWLNGAGEFNKLEAIPAPMWDEIEKAMRR, encoded by the coding sequence ATGTCTGCTCACCCGTACGCTCAACCCATGCTCCGCGACAACGCGCTCCAAGGCAAAACCATCGTCGTGACAGGTGGTGGCACCGGCCTCGGCCGCGCCATGACTACCTACTTTCTGCAGCTGGGGGCCAACGTCGTCATCAGCAGCCGCAAGCTGGACGTGCTGGAAAAAACGGCTGCTGAGCTGCGCGAACAGACCCAGAACACCAACGTATTGGCTGTGCAGTGCGACGTGCGCAAATACGAGGAGGTAGAAGCCATGCTGCAGAAAACCATCGACACGTTTGGCGGGGTGGATGTGCTGCTCAACAACGCGGCCGGCAACTTCATCAGCCCCACGGAACGCCTGAGTCACAAGGCGTTTGATGTGATTGTAGATATTGTGCTGCGCGGTTCCTACAACTGCACGCTGGCCTTCGGCAAGCGCTGGATTGCGGACAAAAAGCCCGGCACCATCCTCAACATCGTGACGACTTATGCTTCCGTTGGCTCGGCCTACGTGGTGCCTTCGGCGGCGGCCAAGGCGGGCGTGCTGGCCATGACCCGCTCACTGGCCGTGGAATGGGCCAAGTACGGCATCCGCTCCAACGCCATTGCCCCCGGTCCGTTCCCGACAGAAGGCGCCTGGAGCCGGCTTTTCCCCGAGCCGCTGGCTAAAAAGCTCGATCCGGCTGCGTCCGTGCCGCTCAAGCGCGTCGGCGACCATCAGGAACTGGCCAACCTAGCTGCTTACATGGTGTCGGATTTCTCGGCCTATATGAATGGAGAAGTAGTAACTCTCGATGGAGGGGAGTGGCTGAACGGGGCCGGCGAGTTTAACAAGCTCGAAGCCATTCCGGCGCCGATGTGGGACGAAATCGAAAAAGCCATGCGCCGCTAA
- a CDS encoding PA2169 family four-helix-bundle protein, whose amino-acid sequence MDTKVVQAGLNELLDTLKDGQKGYAEALTDVEDADLKQIFKKYAAQRSEYLTELQDEMHKLNLHPNQESESSITGTIHRAFINLKGLVTSKDRHSILAECERGEDYAKGAYEKARKIEGLPGNLSALIAKQAAGIKQGHDEIRDLRDASK is encoded by the coding sequence ATGGATACTAAAGTAGTCCAAGCCGGCCTCAACGAACTTCTCGACACGCTGAAAGATGGCCAGAAAGGCTATGCCGAAGCGCTAACCGACGTGGAAGACGCTGACCTGAAACAGATTTTCAAGAAATACGCTGCCCAGCGCTCCGAGTACCTAACGGAACTGCAGGACGAGATGCACAAGCTAAACCTGCATCCAAACCAGGAGTCGGAGTCTTCTATCACGGGCACTATCCACCGCGCCTTCATCAACCTGAAAGGTCTGGTAACCAGCAAAGACCGCCACAGCATTCTGGCTGAGTGCGAACGGGGCGAAGACTACGCCAAAGGCGCATACGAAAAAGCCCGGAAAATCGAAGGTTTACCCGGCAACCTAAGTGCCCTCATTGCCAAGCAGGCGGCCGGCATCAAGCAAGGCCACGACGAAATCCGTGACCTGCGCGACGCCTCCAAATAA
- a CDS encoding SDR family NAD(P)-dependent oxidoreductase produces MADSPHSLRPVPTTVAVLGCGWLGLPLAKALVAEGYAVNGSTTTPTQLLTLRDAGIRPYLLRLGPEFSQIDADSLHALLAGADVLVLNVPPRAAAAGAYPALLRPVGSAVAAAGVRHVLFVSSTSVYPNENRLMREGDAVSSPDAPSDLLRAEGQFTPRWGQWLTTVVRLGGLFGPERPPGRFLAGRHDLQQGNAPVNLIHLDDCVGLLLHIIREKAWGYTFNACAGQHPLRRTFYPAAAEALGLEAPTFQPETTETSGKTIDSSLLRQVTGYQFRHDNVLAALENC; encoded by the coding sequence ATGGCTGATTCTCCCCACTCACTCCGACCCGTTCCCACAACCGTTGCCGTACTTGGCTGCGGCTGGCTGGGCCTACCACTGGCCAAGGCGCTGGTAGCAGAGGGCTACGCCGTCAATGGCTCTACCACCACTCCTACCCAGCTGCTCACCCTGCGCGACGCCGGCATCCGGCCCTACCTGCTGCGGCTGGGCCCGGAATTTTCGCAGATTGATGCTGATTCCTTGCATGCGCTACTGGCTGGGGCAGATGTGCTAGTATTAAATGTACCGCCCCGCGCGGCGGCCGCCGGGGCCTATCCGGCCCTGCTCCGGCCGGTAGGCTCGGCGGTGGCGGCGGCCGGGGTGAGGCACGTGCTGTTCGTCAGCTCCACGAGTGTCTATCCCAACGAAAACCGGCTCATGCGGGAAGGCGACGCCGTTTCATCGCCGGATGCACCTTCCGATTTGTTGCGGGCCGAAGGGCAGTTTACGCCGCGCTGGGGTCAGTGGCTGACGACGGTGGTACGCTTGGGAGGCTTGTTTGGGCCCGAGCGGCCGCCAGGCCGGTTCCTGGCCGGCCGCCACGATCTACAGCAGGGCAACGCGCCCGTCAACCTTATTCACCTCGACGACTGCGTAGGGCTGCTGCTGCACATCATCCGCGAGAAAGCCTGGGGCTACACCTTCAATGCTTGCGCCGGACAGCACCCGCTGCGCCGCACCTTTTACCCCGCTGCGGCCGAAGCCCTGGGCTTAGAAGCTCCTACGTTTCAGCCCGAAACCACCGAAACCAGCGGCAAAACCATCGACAGCAGCCTACTTCGTCAGGTCACGGGCTACCAGTTCCGACACGACAACGTGTTAGCCGCGCTGGAAAACTGCTAA
- a CDS encoding glycosyltransferase has product MHFTVITPTHNRRQFLPEAVASVRATVSAPLDFGYEHFICENASTDGTADWLREAVHQDGAPVRTISQPDKLLPGPARNLLIRQTTATGWIVPLDDDDVLLQRCLFHYANLVQGHPGQQWFVADFLRVDEEKRYLPGEDYYAWKFETPADMLRAIFRAEHFIQGNVCYSRQLFDEVGGYDEELKMAEDLDLYVRFLLAGYLPVVSPHISHLHRFHTSNVSIGVDAEKHGTDLRDIYDKYAGQLQALEIERPG; this is encoded by the coding sequence ATGCACTTCACTGTAATTACGCCTACCCACAACCGCCGACAGTTTCTGCCCGAAGCCGTGGCCAGTGTCCGTGCCACCGTCTCAGCGCCCCTGGATTTTGGGTATGAGCATTTTATCTGCGAAAATGCTTCCACGGATGGCACCGCCGACTGGCTACGCGAAGCCGTGCACCAAGATGGGGCGCCCGTGCGCACCATCAGCCAGCCAGACAAGCTGCTACCTGGCCCGGCCCGCAACCTGCTTATTCGCCAAACCACGGCCACCGGCTGGATTGTGCCCCTCGATGATGATGATGTGCTACTACAGCGCTGCCTCTTCCACTACGCTAACCTGGTGCAAGGCCACCCCGGTCAGCAGTGGTTTGTAGCTGATTTTCTGCGGGTGGATGAGGAAAAGCGCTATCTGCCCGGCGAGGACTACTATGCCTGGAAATTCGAAACGCCGGCCGATATGCTGCGCGCCATCTTTCGGGCCGAGCATTTCATTCAGGGCAATGTGTGCTACAGCCGCCAGCTGTTTGATGAAGTAGGCGGCTACGACGAAGAGCTGAAAATGGCCGAAGACTTGGACCTGTACGTGCGGTTCCTGTTGGCTGGTTACCTGCCGGTTGTCTCGCCCCACATCAGCCATCTGCACCGCTTCCACACCAGCAACGTCAGCATCGGGGTAGATGCCGAGAAGCATGGTACTGACCTGCGCGATATATATGACAAGTATGCCGGGCAACTGCAGGCGCTGGAAATTGAGCGGCCCGGCTAA